In Chloroflexota bacterium, a genomic segment contains:
- the prfA gene encoding peptide chain release factor 1 has protein sequence MLLEKLSGITDRYEEITQEFMQVGNDYERAAELGKERSDLEPLIKKSDEYRQALINLDEARALVDSDDPDLAELAELEISELEESIPKLELQIKSMLLPKDPRDARSVIVEVRAGTGGDEAGLFAADLYRMYSRYADKRNWKVEMLSSNETGVGGFKEISFLIKGKEVYSRLKFESGVHRVQRVPTTESQGRIHTSTATVAVLAEVDDVEIDIPASDIKMDVYKSAGAGGQSVQKNSTAVRLTHLPSGMVVQCQDERSQLQNRLRAMSILKARLYELEEAKRMAEIDESRRSQVGTGERSEKIRTYNFPQSRVTDHRINISSYHLAGVLDGNIEEFIEELIMRDEADRLAEAGLVE, from the coding sequence ATGTTACTCGAAAAATTATCTGGAATTACCGATCGTTACGAAGAAATTACCCAAGAATTTATGCAAGTTGGCAATGATTATGAACGCGCAGCCGAATTAGGTAAAGAACGTTCCGATCTAGAACCACTGATCAAAAAATCGGACGAATACCGTCAGGCGCTCATAAATCTGGATGAAGCCAGAGCATTGGTAGATAGCGATGACCCCGATTTAGCCGAATTGGCCGAGTTGGAAATCAGCGAACTGGAAGAAAGCATCCCCAAACTTGAGCTGCAAATCAAATCGATGCTACTGCCGAAAGACCCGCGCGATGCCCGTAGTGTGATCGTCGAAGTTCGCGCCGGTACTGGCGGCGATGAAGCTGGCTTGTTTGCTGCCGACCTTTACCGCATGTACAGCCGTTATGCCGACAAACGGAATTGGAAAGTAGAAATGCTCTCATCCAATGAAACCGGGGTTGGCGGTTTCAAGGAAATTTCTTTTCTTATTAAAGGCAAAGAAGTCTATTCGCGCCTCAAATTTGAGTCCGGCGTGCATCGCGTGCAGCGCGTGCCCACCACCGAATCGCAAGGCCGCATCCACACATCCACAGCAACTGTAGCCGTTTTAGCCGAAGTCGATGATGTTGAAATTGATATTCCTGCCAGCGATATAAAGATGGATGTTTATAAATCTGCGGGGGCGGGCGGACAGAGCGTGCAAAAAAACTCCACTGCCGTGCGGCTCACACACCTGCCCTCGGGTATGGTTGTCCAATGCCAGGACGAACGCTCGCAACTGCAAAACCGGCTGCGCGCCATGAGTATTCTCAAAGCCCGACTCTACGAACTCGAAGAAGCCAAACGCATGGCTGAAATTGACGAAAGTCGCCGTTCTCAAGTTGGCACCGGCGAGCGCTCTGAAAAAATTCGCACCTACAACTTTCCTCAATCGCGCGTCACCGACCACCGCATCAATATTTCTTCTTACCATTTAGCAGGCGTGCTGGATGGCAACATCGAAGAATTTATTGAAGAACTTATCATGCGTGATGAAGCCGACCGCCTTGCCGAAGCGGGGCTGGTAGAGTGA
- a CDS encoding (Fe-S)-binding protein: MPKKIQLFITCLIDTLRPETGEAVVNVLRRAGVSITFPQGQTCCGQPAFNAGMRAEAREMARHTIATFETDPAPVVVPSGSCTAMLRHGYPELFANDPQWLPRAQALAARTFEFTEFLVDELGIVDVGAYFPHKITYHASCHLLRGLGVDRQPRALLAQVCGAKLVELPAVEECCGFGGVFSVEHPEISAEMLKRKIKNIESTEALTIVVCDTGCLLHINGGLHRSGLPQRVVHIAEVLSSVES; this comes from the coding sequence ATGCCAAAAAAAATCCAACTCTTCATCACCTGTTTGATCGACACGCTACGCCCAGAAACAGGTGAAGCTGTCGTCAACGTGCTGCGCCGAGCCGGGGTTAGTATCACCTTTCCACAGGGACAAACCTGTTGTGGGCAACCCGCCTTCAATGCAGGGATGCGCGCCGAGGCGCGCGAAATGGCGCGACATACCATTGCCACTTTTGAAACTGATCCAGCTCCCGTAGTGGTGCCGTCCGGCTCTTGCACAGCCATGCTCCGGCACGGCTATCCAGAGTTATTCGCCAATGATCCACAGTGGCTGCCACGCGCTCAGGCTTTGGCGGCACGCACCTTCGAGTTCACGGAATTTCTGGTGGATGAATTGGGCATTGTGGATGTAGGCGCCTATTTTCCCCACAAAATCACTTATCACGCCTCCTGCCACTTGCTGCGCGGCCTCGGCGTCGATCGCCAGCCGCGGGCTTTGCTGGCCCAAGTGTGCGGCGCCAAACTCGTGGAACTCCCCGCGGTTGAAGAATGTTGTGGTTTCGGCGGCGTATTCTCCGTGGAGCATCCTGAAATTTCCGCTGAAATGCTCAAACGCAAAATCAAAAATATCGAAAGCACGGAAGCCCTCACAATTGTGGTCTGCGATACCGGATGCTTGCTGCACATCAACGGCGGACTGCACCGTTCAGGGCTTCCACAACGCGTTGTGCATATTGCGGAAGTGCTAAGCTCAGTTGAAAGTTGA
- the glgP gene encoding alpha-glucan family phosphorylase, with protein sequence MKSFRAQPANHFSLPRRIHRLGELAYNLWWTWNPDAQRLFSRIDHDFWERTYHNPVLFLRQIERAHLNAVAQDRAYLDFYDRTFRIFDQYINAKETWFMQNHPEQINRPIAYFSSEFGLHETLPIYAGGLGVLSGDHVKEASDLGLPFVAVGFLYTRGYFSQHITEDGWQEARFKRLHFEDMPVMPILDQDDNLLTVTVELPGRDVLARIWEIHVGRVPLYLLDTDVDGNSAADRELTARLYNSDLEARISQELILGIGGVRALRRLGYNPSVWHMNEGHSAFMGLERIREMVAADHAFEEAQATVKASTIFTTHTPVPAGSDEFPLWLIDKYFANLWPELGLDRESFINLARRKMSWGETFSMPLLAFRFAERRNGVSELHGQVARKMWNFLWPDLREEDVPISYVTNGIHTGTWLARRLDHLFRRYLGRNWASHLDDPDLWEDIDNIPDEELWAVRRHLKRKLVFYMRDRAREQWLSTSVHPVQVIASGVLLDPYALTIGFARRFATYKRASLILSDLERLLDLINRPNRPVQIIFAGKAHPDDHPGKMLIQEVYRAVKKAENGGRLVFLEDYDMNVARYLVQGVDVWLNTPRRPNEASGTSGEKAAINGVLNFSVLDGWWREGYNGLNGWAIGDDNDYEDHNYQDQLDIAHLYDVLEKEIIPLYYDRAENNLPREWISRMKIAIRTLSPQFSMRRMVKEYTEQLYLPAISE encoded by the coding sequence ATGAAATCTTTTCGTGCACAACCTGCTAACCATTTTAGCCTGCCGCGTCGTATTCATCGATTGGGTGAATTGGCCTATAACCTCTGGTGGACCTGGAATCCCGATGCACAGCGTCTCTTTTCTCGCATAGACCACGATTTCTGGGAACGAACCTATCATAATCCGGTATTGTTTTTGCGCCAGATTGAACGTGCTCACCTGAATGCTGTTGCTCAAGACCGTGCCTATCTGGATTTTTACGACCGCACGTTCCGAATTTTTGACCAATACATCAATGCCAAAGAAACCTGGTTTATGCAGAATCACCCCGAGCAAATCAATCGACCGATTGCGTACTTCTCCAGCGAATTTGGTCTGCATGAAACCCTGCCCATTTACGCGGGTGGCCTGGGCGTGCTGTCCGGCGATCATGTCAAAGAAGCCAGCGATTTGGGTTTGCCCTTTGTAGCCGTGGGTTTTCTTTATACACGCGGATACTTCTCGCAGCATATCACCGAGGATGGCTGGCAAGAGGCGCGCTTCAAGCGCTTACATTTTGAAGATATGCCCGTGATGCCCATACTCGATCAAGATGATAATCTGCTGACAGTGACGGTGGAACTACCGGGTCGGGATGTACTGGCGCGCATCTGGGAAATTCATGTGGGTCGCGTGCCGCTGTATTTGCTGGATACCGACGTGGACGGCAATAGTGCGGCAGATCGAGAATTGACAGCCCGCCTGTATAACAGCGATTTGGAAGCGCGCATCTCTCAGGAGTTGATCCTGGGCATCGGTGGCGTACGCGCCCTGCGCAGGTTGGGCTACAATCCATCGGTGTGGCATATGAACGAAGGACATTCTGCTTTTATGGGTTTGGAGCGCATTCGCGAGATGGTGGCTGCCGACCATGCTTTTGAAGAGGCTCAGGCAACTGTAAAGGCCTCAACGATTTTTACCACGCACACCCCTGTTCCGGCAGGCAGCGATGAATTTCCATTATGGCTGATTGACAAATATTTCGCCAATTTATGGCCCGAATTGGGCCTGGACCGCGAAAGTTTTATCAATCTGGCGCGGCGCAAAATGTCGTGGGGTGAAACCTTCAGTATGCCGTTGCTGGCATTTCGGTTTGCTGAACGGCGCAATGGTGTCTCGGAATTGCATGGACAGGTGGCGCGTAAAATGTGGAATTTCCTGTGGCCCGATTTGCGCGAAGAAGATGTGCCGATTTCGTATGTTACCAATGGCATTCACACCGGTACCTGGTTAGCCCGCCGCTTGGATCATCTCTTTCGCCGCTATTTGGGGCGCAATTGGGCGAGCCATTTGGATGATCCTGATCTGTGGGAAGATATTGACAATATTCCCGATGAAGAACTTTGGGCTGTGCGCCGCCACCTCAAGCGCAAACTGGTTTTTTACATGCGCGACCGCGCCCGTGAGCAATGGCTTTCCACCAGTGTGCACCCCGTGCAGGTGATCGCGTCTGGCGTGTTACTCGACCCCTATGCCCTGACGATTGGCTTTGCGCGGCGTTTTGCCACCTATAAGCGCGCCAGCCTGATCCTCAGTGATCTTGAGCGCCTGCTAGATTTAATCAATCGTCCTAATCGTCCAGTGCAGATCATCTTCGCAGGCAAAGCCCACCCCGATGATCACCCCGGCAAGATGCTCATTCAGGAAGTTTACCGGGCTGTCAAAAAAGCCGAAAACGGCGGCCGTTTGGTTTTCCTGGAAGATTACGATATGAATGTGGCCCGCTATCTCGTTCAGGGTGTTGATGTGTGGCTGAATACCCCGCGCCGTCCCAATGAGGCCTCCGGCACCTCCGGCGAAAAAGCCGCCATCAATGGCGTGCTGAATTTCTCGGTACTCGATGGTTGGTGGCGTGAAGGATACAACGGACTAAATGGCTGGGCGATTGGTGATGATAATGATTATGAAGATCATAACTATCAAGACCAATTGGACATCGCCCACCTCTATGACGTACTCGAAAAAGAAATCATCCCACTGTATTATGACCGCGCGGAAAATAACCTGCCGCGTGAGTGGATCTCCCGCATGAAAATCGCCATCCGGACTCTGTCCCCGCAATTCAGTATGCGGCGCATGGTCAAGGAATATACCGAGCAACTCTACCTGCCTGCGATCAGCGAGTAG
- a CDS encoding DUF1684 domain-containing protein: MPNLTIERAEKDEFFADHPQSPLTREQQVDFNGLDYFPENAALRFEADIEIFDPQEEITIQTSTGDTQQYTRYGKVRFSVGGEQAALTVYESEHGFFIPFVDTLAGSETYPAGRYLDPERLPNGKLAVDFNQAYNPYCAYNARWSCPLTPFENRLKLPIRAGEKIFQDHVVR; the protein is encoded by the coding sequence ATGCCTAATTTAACCATCGAACGTGCCGAAAAAGACGAATTTTTTGCAGACCATCCGCAAAGCCCGCTAACCCGCGAACAACAGGTAGATTTCAACGGCCTGGATTATTTTCCGGAAAATGCGGCGCTACGCTTTGAAGCGGATATTGAAATTTTTGATCCCCAGGAAGAAATTACGATTCAAACATCCACGGGCGATACGCAGCAATACACTCGCTATGGGAAGGTTCGGTTCAGCGTGGGAGGTGAGCAAGCTGCCCTGACGGTGTACGAGAGCGAACACGGATTTTTCATCCCCTTTGTGGACACACTGGCCGGAAGCGAAACCTACCCCGCGGGGCGTTATCTGGACCCTGAACGGCTACCCAATGGAAAATTAGCCGTGGATTTCAACCAAGCCTATAACCCCTACTGTGCTTATAATGCTCGCTGGTCGTGTCCGCTGACGCCGTTCGAAAATCGGCTCAAACTTCCCATTCGCGCGGGAGAGAAGATTTTTCAGGATCACGTGGTTCGTTGA
- the rho gene encoding transcription termination factor Rho, whose protein sequence is MDVKELEQQPLIELRKVAISLDIPRAAQLKKEKLIMLIRQAEAEREGLEVRGGILEIMSEGIGFLRWDNYQPSMHDVYVSQSQIRRYKLRNGDMILGHVRPPRESERHYGLLKVESVNGLDPDEAARRPRFERLTPIFPDQRYNLETDRNLLATRLINLITPVGRGQRGLIVSPPKAGKTTILKNVINAISNQYPEVYLIVALIGERPEEVTDMDRSVDAEVISSTFDEPVSSHVRVAEMVIERAKRLVEVGRDVFIAMDSITRLSRAYNLVVQPSGRTLSGGIDPSALYPPKRFFGAARNIEEGGSLTIVATCLIDTGSRMDDVVYEEFKGTGNMELHLSRQLQERRIFPAIDINRSSTRREELLLGPDITPRVWLMRRMYDQMIASPPHGAGMDTGTATEAILDRFKNTSDNQEFLMSLNE, encoded by the coding sequence ATGGATGTAAAGGAACTGGAACAACAACCCCTTATCGAATTGCGTAAAGTTGCAATTTCACTCGATATCCCCCGAGCTGCCCAACTAAAAAAAGAAAAACTGATTATGCTCATCCGTCAGGCGGAAGCCGAGCGCGAAGGTCTGGAAGTGCGCGGCGGTATCCTTGAGATTATGAGCGAGGGGATTGGTTTTTTGCGTTGGGATAATTATCAGCCCAGTATGCACGATGTTTATGTTTCCCAATCGCAGATTCGGCGTTATAAATTACGCAACGGCGATATGATTTTGGGGCATGTACGCCCGCCGCGTGAATCGGAGCGCCATTACGGGTTGCTCAAGGTAGAAAGCGTGAACGGCCTGGATCCCGATGAAGCCGCGCGCCGACCCCGTTTTGAGCGTCTGACGCCGATTTTCCCCGACCAACGCTACAACCTTGAAACCGACCGTAACCTTTTGGCGACGCGCTTGATTAACCTGATTACACCTGTGGGACGCGGGCAGCGCGGTTTGATCGTCTCTCCACCCAAAGCGGGGAAGACTACCATCCTGAAAAATGTGATCAATGCGATTTCGAATCAATATCCCGAAGTTTATTTGATTGTTGCCCTGATCGGTGAGCGCCCCGAAGAAGTCACCGATATGGATCGTTCTGTCGATGCCGAAGTGATTTCGTCTACATTTGATGAGCCGGTCTCTTCACATGTGCGCGTGGCCGAGATGGTGATTGAGCGCGCTAAACGCCTGGTTGAAGTGGGGCGAGATGTATTCATTGCCATGGATTCGATTACGCGGCTTTCGCGGGCGTATAACCTGGTGGTGCAGCCTTCGGGACGCACGCTCTCGGGTGGTATTGATCCTTCGGCGTTGTATCCGCCCAAGCGATTCTTTGGGGCGGCGCGTAATATTGAAGAAGGCGGTTCGCTGACGATTGTGGCAACTTGTTTGATCGATACTGGCTCTCGCATGGACGATGTGGTCTATGAGGAATTCAAGGGCACTGGCAATATGGAATTGCATCTCTCGCGGCAGTTGCAAGAACGGCGTATTTTCCCGGCGATTGATATTAATCGCTCGTCGACTCGCCGTGAAGAACTGCTGTTGGGGCCAGATATTACCCCCCGCGTCTGGCTGATGCGCCGTATGTACGATCAGATGATTGCTTCGCCGCCGCACGGAGCCGGGATGGATACGGGTACAGCCACAGAAGCTATTTTGGATCGCTTCAAGAATACCAGCGACAATCAAGAATTCCTGATGTCGCTGAACGAATAG
- a CDS encoding threonylcarbamoyl-AMP synthase — MQTRLISTQDSQAFSLAIKILEQGGLVAFPTDTVYGLAAHIQNTSGIELLYEAKQRAPSKAIAVLMSSSDDLSQVASEIPTQARRLAEHFWPGPLTLIVPRHPALPEALGPLPTIGVRVPDHPDALALMDITGPLAVTSANLSGEANACSAQEVLQQLDGCVDLILDGGITPGGTPSTVVDCTSPKLQILRSGPISSNELFTIWKSANI; from the coding sequence ATGCAAACCCGACTAATTTCTACACAAGACTCCCAGGCATTTTCGCTTGCCATCAAAATTCTCGAACAAGGCGGGCTGGTTGCATTCCCAACCGATACGGTTTACGGCCTGGCCGCTCATATCCAGAACACAAGCGGCATTGAGTTGCTTTACGAAGCCAAACAACGCGCCCCCTCCAAAGCAATCGCCGTGCTGATGAGTTCGTCCGATGATCTCTCTCAAGTAGCCAGCGAAATACCCACGCAGGCACGACGGCTGGCCGAGCATTTTTGGCCTGGCCCGCTGACGCTGATCGTGCCGCGGCACCCGGCGTTGCCCGAAGCCCTCGGACCGCTGCCTACCATTGGGGTGCGCGTGCCCGATCACCCCGACGCGCTGGCGTTAATGGACATCACCGGGCCGCTGGCGGTTACTTCGGCAAATCTCTCCGGGGAGGCGAATGCCTGTTCGGCACAAGAAGTTTTGCAGCAGCTTGATGGATGCGTAGACCTGATTCTGGATGGCGGGATTACGCCCGGAGGCACACCCTCCACCGTGGTGGACTGTACCAGCCCCAAATTACAGATTTTGCGCAGCGGGCCAATCTCATCCAACGAACTATTCACAATCTGGAAATCGGCAAATATTTAA
- the prmC gene encoding peptide chain release factor N(5)-glutamine methyltransferase, producing MGKQTIRQALHQLTHNAAHSNTPVLDAQVLLAHIVQKPRAWVLAYPETTLAPQQQKSLREAAARLQTGTPLPYILGHWEFYGLDFTLSPDVLIPRPETELLIEEALQWLQAHPQKRRAADSGTGSGCIAITLAKHISDLHIAASDISPAALKIARANAEKHHVAERIEFTHANLLANNLQSTTLDLIAANLPYIPTQTLHMLDVYECEPTLALDGGENGLKLIGRALEQAQRNLARGWLMLFEIDSSHGERAAELAQHYYPHAKIRILPDLTGRDRLLRIEDILCKPD from the coding sequence GTGGGCAAGCAAACCATCCGCCAGGCGCTTCATCAACTAACACACAACGCGGCACATAGCAATACTCCCGTCCTCGACGCCCAGGTGCTGCTGGCTCATATCGTCCAAAAGCCGCGCGCTTGGGTGTTAGCTTATCCCGAAACCACACTCGCCCCCCAACAGCAAAAATCACTCCGCGAGGCCGCCGCGCGCCTGCAAACAGGCACGCCCCTGCCCTATATTCTTGGACATTGGGAATTCTACGGGCTGGATTTTACCCTCAGCCCCGATGTACTCATCCCGCGCCCCGAAACCGAATTGCTCATCGAAGAAGCCCTCCAATGGCTGCAAGCACACCCGCAAAAACGCCGCGCTGCCGATAGTGGCACCGGTTCTGGCTGCATTGCCATCACACTGGCAAAACACATCTCCGATTTGCACATCGCAGCCAGCGATATTTCCCCCGCGGCGCTAAAAATTGCCCGCGCCAACGCCGAAAAGCACCACGTCGCCGAGCGCATTGAATTTACCCATGCAAATCTTTTAGCCAATAACCTTCAATCGACAACCCTGGATTTAATCGCCGCCAATCTACCCTATATTCCCACCCAAACTTTGCACATGCTGGATGTGTACGAATGCGAACCAACCCTGGCATTGGATGGGGGGGAAAACGGCCTGAAGCTGATTGGCCGCGCCCTGGAGCAGGCCCAGCGGAACCTGGCTCGGGGTTGGCTCATGCTCTTCGAAATTGACTCATCCCACGGGGAGCGCGCCGCCGAACTCGCCCAACATTACTATCCCCACGCCAAAATTCGCATCCTGCCCGATTTGACGGGCCGAGACCGACTATTACGCATTGAAGATATCCTATGCAAACCCGACTAA